A stretch of Zootoca vivipara chromosome 13, rZooViv1.1, whole genome shotgun sequence DNA encodes these proteins:
- the LOC118094191 gene encoding signal transducer and activator of transcription 5B: MAVWIQAQQLQGDALRQMQALYGQHFPIEVRHYLSQWIESQPWDSIDPENPQEGAKATQLLEGLIQELQKKADHQVGEDGFLLKIKLGHYATQLQNTYERCPMELVRCIRHILYHEQRLVREATDSPSPASNLADALSQKHLQINQTFEELRLVTQDTENQLKRLQQTQEYFIIQYQESHRVQAQFAQLAQLNPQERMARESTLQQRKVSLEAWLTREAQTLQQYRVELAEKHQQTLSLLRKQQTIILDDELIQWKRRQQLAGNGGPPEGPLDGLQAWCEKLAEIICQNRQQVRRVEHLCQQLPIPGPNEEMLADINTTVTDIISALVTSTFIIEKQPPQVLKTQTKFAATVRLLVGGKLNVHMNPPQVKATIISEQQAKALLKNESTRNESSGDILNNCCVMEYHQATGTLSAHFRNMSLKRIKRSDRRGAESVTEEKFTILFESQFSVGGNELVFQVKTLSLPVVVIVHGSQDNNATATVLWDNAFAEPGRVPFAVPDKVMWSQLCEALNMKFKSEVQSSRGLTKENLLFLAQKLFNSNMNLLEDYNGMAVSWAQFNRENLPGRNYTFWQWFDGVMEVLKKHLKPHWNDGAILGFVNKQQAHNLLINKPDGTFLLRFSDSEIGGITIAWRFDNTDRMFWNLMPFTTRDFSIRTLADRLGDLPYLLYVYPDRPKEEVFSKYYMPVLSKTGDGYVKPLIKQVVPEFATTSGDSTAGGPTYMDQASSPAVCHQSLYNTYPTNPDSVLDPEADYDLDDSMDVARHVEELLRRPMESQWISHAQS; encoded by the exons GGATTCTATCGATCCGGAAAACCCCCAGGAGGGTGCCAAGGCCACACAGTTGTTGGAGGGACTGATCCAGGAGCTGCAGAAGAAAGCGGACCACCAGGTGGGCGAGGACGGCTTCCTTCTGAAGATCAAACTGGGCCACTATGCCACCCAGTTGCAG AATACGTACGAACGCTGCCCTATGGAACTGGTGCGCTGCATCAGACACATCCTTTACCATGAGCAGCGTCTGGTGCGAGAGGCCACAGAT AGTCCCTCGCCAGCTAGCAATCTGGCCGATGCCCTGTCTCAGAAGCACCTGCAAATCAACCAGACCTTTGAGGAGCTTCGCCTTGTTACTCAGGACACTGAGAACCAGCTGAAGAGGCTTCAGCAGACGCAGGAGTACTTCATCATCCAGTACCAAGAAAGCCATCGCGTAcaag ccCAGTTTGCTCAACTTGCCCAGCTAAACCCCCAGGAGCGCATGGCCCGTGAGTCTACTTTGCAGCAGAGGAAGGTATCGCTGGAAGCTTGGCTGACCCGTGAGGCACAGACACTGCAGCAGTATCGTGTG GAGCTGGCTGAAAAGCACCAGCAGACACTTTCACTGCTCCGCAAGCAGCAAACCATTATCCTGGATGATGAGCTGATTCAGTGGAAGAGGCGGCAACAGTTAGCAGGGAATGGCGGGCCCCCTGAGGGCCCTTTGGATGGCTTGCAGGCTTG GTGTGAGAAGCTAGCTGAGATAATCTGCCAGAACCGCCAACAAGTGCGCCGTGTTGAACATCTGTGTCAGCAGCTGCCCATTCCAGGGCCCAATGAAGAGATGTTGGCTGACATCAACACCACCGTCACAGACATAATTTCTGCCCTGGTGACTAG TACTTTTATTATTGAAAAGCAGCCTCCCCAGGTGCTGAAGACCCAGACCAAGTTTGCAGCCACAGTGAGGCTGCTGGTTGGTGGAAAGTTAAATGTCCACATGAACCCTCCACAGGTGAAGGCCACCATCATCAGCGAGCAGCAGGCCAAAGCCCTCCTGAAGAATGAGAGCACCCGCAA TGAGAGCAGCGGCGATATCTTGAACAACTGCTGTGTGATGGAATATCACCAGGCGACTGGTACTCTGAGCGCTCATTTCCGCAACATG TCCTTGAAGCGGATCAAGCGCTCCGACCGACGCGGCGCCGAGTCAGTGACCGAGGAGAAGTTCACCATCCTCTTTGAATCCCAGTTCAGTGTTGGCGGCAACGAGTTGGTCTTCCAGGTGAAGACTCTGTCCCTGCCTGTGGTGGTGATTGTGCACGGCAGCCAGGACAACAACGCCACAGCCACAGTGCTGTGGGACAACGCTTTTGCAGAGCCGGGCCGTGTGCCCTTCGCCGTGCCCGACAAGGTGATGTGGTCGCAGCTGTGCGAGGCCCTCAACATGAAGTTCAAATCGGAGGTCCAGAGCAGCCGAGGTCTCAccaaggaaaacctgctcttcttGGCCCAGAAACTGTTCAATAGCAACATGAACCTCTTAGAAGACTACAACGGCATGGCTGTTTCTTGGGCCCAGTTCAACAGG GAGAACCTCCCAGGACGAAATTATACATTCTGGCAGTGGTTTGATGGGGTGATGGAAGTCCTGAAGAAACACTTGAAACCTCACTGGAATGATGG gGCTATTCTAGGTTTTGTCAACAAGCAGCAAGCCCACAACCTGCTAATCAACAAGCCAGATGGAACTTTCCTTTTGAGGTTTAGTGACTCTGAGATTGGAGGTATCACAATCGCCTGGAGGTTTGACAACA CTGATAGGATGTTCTGGAACCTGATGCCCTTCACCACTCGTGACTTCTCCATCCGCACCCTGGCAGACCGTCTCGGGGACCTCCCATACCTCCTCTATGTGTATCCTGACCGTCCCAAGGAAGAGGTCTTCTCCAAATACTACATGCCAGTCCTTT caaaGACAGGGGATGGGTATGTGAAGCCACTGATCAAGCAAGTTGTGCCAGA GTTTGCCACTACATCTGGAGACTCTACGGCTGGAGGGCCTACCTACATGGATCAAGCTTCATCCCCAGCTGTCTGCCATCAGTCCCTGTACAACACTTATCCAACAAA CCCCGACTCCGTGCTGGACCCAGAAGCGGACTATGACCTGGATGACTCGATGGACGTGGCGCGTCACGTGGAAGAGCTGCTGAGGCGCCCCATGGAGAGCCAGTGGATCTCACATGCCCAGTCATGA